A DNA window from Brassica napus cultivar Da-Ae chromosome C1, Da-Ae, whole genome shotgun sequence contains the following coding sequences:
- the LOC106443731 gene encoding aldehyde oxidase GLOX-like, which translates to MINSENAVIILTALILCFSISILSEREPIPFLMQLDRWEVLLPSVGISAMHMQLLHNGMVIMFDRTDFGISNLSLPGGMCRFDPSDTAVKFDCSTHSVLYDVVSNTYRALKVQTDTWCSSGSVLPNGTLVQTGGYNDGERAARMFTPCGYSETCDWIEFPQYLAQRRWYATNQILPDGRIIVVGGRRQFNFEIFPRPDSHRYRGSRFDFLRETTDGSSENNLYPFLYLLPDGNLFVFANTRSIVFDYKRNRIVREFPEIPGGDPRNYPSSGSSILFPLDESKNIMEAEIMVCGGAPKDAFPRAKSQQGFTRATSTCGRLRLTSPNPIWEMETMPLPRVMGDMLLLPTGDIIIVNGAGAGTAGWENARDPVTRPVIYHPFDRRFSIMSTSSRSRMYHSSAVLLPDGRVLVGGSNPHIYYNFTNVEYPTELSLEAYSPPYLSFTSDSIRPHILTNDKVISYKRLFNVNFSIPQFLTIDLLSVRIVAPSFTTHSFAMNQRMVILKLLSVTHEDLTNSYKIDALGPSTAEIAPPGYYMIFLVHAGIPSSGFWVQIE; encoded by the coding sequence ATGATCAACTCCGAGAATGCCGTTATCATCCTCACAGCATTAATCTTATGCTTCTCCATTTCCATATTATCCGAACGTGAACCTATCCCGTTTCTGATGCAACTCGATCGATGGGAAGTATTGCTACCGAGCGTCGGCATATCCGCCATGCACATGCAACTCCTCCACAACGGCATGGTCATAATGTTCGACCGTACCGATTTTGGAATCTCGAATCTTTCTCTACCAGGAGGCATGTGTCGATTTGATCCTAGTGACACTGCGGTCAAGTTCGATTGCTCCACGCATTCGGTTCTCTACGACGTTGTCTCCAACACATACCGTGCCTTGAAAGTCCAAACCGATACATGGTGTTCTTCTGGTTCGGTTCTTCCCAACGGAACATTGGTTCAAACTGGTGGATACAACGACGGTGAGCGCGCTGCTCGAATGTTTACACCATGTGGTTATAGTGAAACATGTGACTGGATCGAGTTTCCTCAGTATCTAGCCCAACGTAGATGGTATGCCACCAATCAAATTTTACCTGATGGACGGATAATTGTGGTCGGGGGAAGAAGACAATTCAACTTTGAAATTTTCCCTCGACCTGATTCTCATCGTTATAGAGGATCAAGATTTGATTTTCTTAGGGAAACTACCGATGGAAGTAGCGAGAACAACTTGTATCCGTTCCTTTATCTCTTACCCGATGGAAACTTATTCGTCTTCGCTAACACAAGATCCATTGTGTTTGATTACAAAAGGAACCGGATCGTGAGAGAGTTTCCAGAGATTCCAGGTGGTGATCCAAGAAACTATCCAAGCAGTGGCTCTTCCATACTTTTTCCATTAGATGAAAGCAAGAATATTATGGAGGCTGAGATTATGGTTTGTGGAGGAGCTCCAAAAGACGCCTTTCCACGAGCAAAAAGCCAACAAGGATTCACACGTGCCACTTCCACGTGCGGAAGGCTAAGGCTAACTAGTCCGAATCCAATCTGGGAAATGGAGACCATGCCATTGCCACGTGTAATGGGGGACATGCTGCTCTTACCAACGGGTGATATCATTATTGTAAACGGTGCAGGAGCTGGTACAGCCGGGTGGGAAAATGCCCGTGACCCGGTAACCCGACCCGTGATATATCACCCATTTGATCGCCGCTTCTCAATTATGTCCACATCATCGCGTTCTAGGATGTACCATTCGTCTGCGGTGTTGTTACCGGACGGTCGGGTTTTAGTCGGTGGTAGTAATCCTCACATTTATTACAACTTCACCAACGTCGAGTATCCAACGGAATTAAGCCTCGAGGCTTACTCTCCTCCCTACCTCTCTTTCACGTCTGACTCAATAAGACCACATATATTGACCAACGACAAAGTAATCAGTTACAAGAGATTGTTCAACGTCAATTTCTCCATACCACAGTTTTTGACCATTGATCTTCTCTCTGTGAGGATAGTTGCACCTTCGTTCACTACGCACTCTTTTGCGATGAATCAGAGGATGGTGATTTTGAAGCTATTATCTGTGACTCATGAGGATCTAACGAATTCGTATAAAATCGATGCGTTGGGTCCATCAACGGCTGAGATTGCTCCTCCAGGATATTATATGATCTTTCTGGTACACGCAGGGATACCAAGTTCAGGTTTTTGGGTGCAAATTGAGTGA
- the LOC106441595 gene encoding uncharacterized protein LOC106441595 yields the protein MAAFWEMMDVDVDAGPTTEQIKAAFRRCEEWSRDDRMRLGYLAIFTGFIEGRNYSTATRASLARLVMDLEKNENYPWGRVVFKVLMESLKGKDFESNSYTVDGFIQVLQVWVYFALPEFGANYGHPLPNRTSPLLMAYNGGKGRRFCKEAISRHTSVINFVQKDFAEMFPRWDFDEVTGTKPSVKKEVSAAETDSGVKEENARPQKKARKEVRKEASIEASKEVLKEAYVEASKVPSAEASTSVGGMTKEHIEKSLRDIADVMRDGFGMCLKEIKLLGDWIEAVEKKSESVNEAKARHNDPQEPSSSKDRSLVITNEYKGVPTEGKPTEQSGEPSVLVFDKGVPTDSDLQKEETRRQRKRNAAMGNNTAKVIIPNKRVGQGYDPFAPIDKKMSKMLTDWVKLDP from the exons ATGGCTGCTTTCTGGGAGATGATGGATGTTGATGTCGatgctgggccaactactgaacAGATAAAAGCAGCATTTAGGAGATGCGAGGAgtggtctcgggatgatcgcaTGCGGCTCGGataccttgccatcttcactggattcattgaagggagaaattACTCAACCGCTACACGGGCTAGTcttgcaaggctagtgatggatttagaaaaaaatgagaattaTCCTTGGGGGAGAGTGgtgtttaaggtgctgatggagtCTTTGAAGGGAAAAGATTTTGAATCAAATTCATACACTGTTGATGGGTTTATTCAAGTTCTCCAGGTATGGGTGTACTTTGCTTTGCCAGAATTTGGTGCTAATTATGGGCATCCCCTACCAAACAGAACGTCTCCGCTGTTGATGGCTTACAATGGTGGCAAAGGACGCAGATTTTGTAAAGAGGCCATTAGCAGACAT ACTAGCGTGATCAACTTCGTCCAAAAGGACTTTGCTGAGATGTTTCCACGATGGGACTTTGAT GAAGTCACCGGTACTAAACCGAGTGTGAAGAAGGAAGTGAGTGCAGCAGAGACAGATAGTGGTGTGAAGGAGGAAAATGCAAGACCTcagaagaaagctcgtaaagaggttCGTAAAGAGGCTTCTATTGAAGCTAGTAAAGAGGTTCTTAAAGAGGCTTATGTTGAGGCTAGTAAAGTGCCTTCTGCTGAGGCTTCTACGTCTGTTGGTGGGATGACCAAGGAGCATATTGAAAAAAGCTTGAGGGACATAGCTGATGTCATGAGGGATGGGTTTGGGATgtgccttaaggagatcaagttgctgGGGGATTGGAttgaagctgtggagaagaag AGCGAAAGCGTGAATGAGGCGAAAGCACGACATAATGACCCCCAAGAACCGAGTTCCTCGAAAGATCGGAGTCTTGTGATAACAAATGAGTACAAAGGAGTACCCACTGAGGGGAAACCTACAGAACAAAGTGGTGAACCTAGCGTTCTTGTATTTGACAAAGGAGTACCCACTGATTCAGATTTACAGAAGGAGGAAACTAGAAGGCAGAGAAAGAGGAATGCTGCTATG GGAAATAACACTGCCAAagtgatcattccaaacaaaagGGTTGGTCAAGGCTATGATCCTTTTGCACCCATTGACAAGAAGATGTCGAAGATGCTCACTGATTGGGTGAAACTTGATCCGTAA